The Erythrolamprus reginae isolate rEryReg1 chromosome 3, rEryReg1.hap1, whole genome shotgun sequence genome contains a region encoding:
- the GPR20 gene encoding G-protein coupled receptor 20, with product MELSNNSTVSSNNSNMFNKFVHLDGELSERFHTLWIVLVVINTIIFLMGVVLNSVALYVFCFRTKTKTTSVIYTINLIVTDLLVGFSLPVRIIVHYSAKDCRSCALIHIFTYFVNMYCSILFLTCICIDRYLAIVQVEASRKWRNPNYAKGICAFIWTFATVITFSILTLAIKFSHCCIAQILPLMVCEYFFPLIVLTFFTTRIMCALSKPTLMHQSRERRMRAVQLLITVLVIFMICFTPFHVRQLAIAINPAMSYDLSLVVYHVTVTLSSLNSCMDPIVYCFVTNNFQSTVKNIFRKSEFEQASAEIISVNKGSGSNALMVFANVMGNPMGLPLPNSTPNS from the coding sequence ATGGAGCTTTCCAACAACTCTACGGTGTCCTCCAACAACAGCAATATGTTCAACAAGTTTGTCCACCTGGACGGAGAGCTCTCAGAGAGATTTCACACCTTGTGGATTGTCCTGGTGGTGATCAATACCATCATCTTCCTGATGGGCGTGGTGTTGAACTCTGTAGCTCTCTACGTCTTCTGCTTCCGCACCAAAACAAAAACCACCTCGGTCATCTACACCATCAATCTCATCGTCACCGATCTGCTGGTGGGCTTCTCTTTACCCGTCCGGATCATTGTCCACTATAGTGCCAAGGACTGCCGTAGCTGCGCCCTCATCCACATCTTCACCTACTTCGTCAACATGTATTGTAGCATCCTCTTCTTGACTTGTATCTGCATTGACCGGTATTTGGCTATTGTCCAGGTGGAAGCGTCGCGCAAGTGGAGGAACCCCAACTACGCCAAAGGAATCTGTGCGTTCATCTGGACTTTTGCCACCGTCATCACCTTCTCCATTCTCACCCTGGCCATAAAGTTCTCCCACTGCTGCATTGCACAGATCCTGCCCCTGATGGTCTGCGAGTACTTCTTCCCTCTCATTGTCCTCACCTTCTTCACCACAAGGATCATGTGTGCCCTTTCCAAGCCCACCCTCATGCACCAGAGTCGGGAGAGGAGGATGCGAGCCGTCCAGCTCCTCATCACGGTCCTCGTCATCTTCATGATCTGCTTCACCCCTTTCCATGTGCGCCAGCTGGCCATCGCTATCAACCCCGCCATGTCCTATGACCTCAGCTTGGTGGTTTACCACGTGACGGTCACTTTAAGCAGTCTCAACAGTTGCATGGATCCCATTGTCTACTGCTTTGTCACCAATAACTTCCAGTCGACCGTGAAAAACATCTTCAGGAAGTCGGAGTTCGAGCAAGCCAGCGCGGAGATCATCAGCGTCAACAAAGGATCTGGTTCCAATGCCCTCATGGTCTTTGCAAACGTGATGGGGAACCCCATGGGGTTGCCTTTGCCGAACAGCACCCCAAACTCCTAG